Proteins from one Nicotiana tabacum cultivar K326 chromosome 23, ASM71507v2, whole genome shotgun sequence genomic window:
- the LOC142177269 gene encoding uncharacterized protein LOC142177269 yields MSDIAKVDKKTFDYLMEEPSERWACSCSPRRRYDMLTTNIVESMNSVLLESRELPILRMMDFIQVKLQRWFYERRNEAEGTFYDVSCWVEEELKKKIDLAFTLNVFPVNSWHSRVEEEGITFLVDLNKRTCDCFQFQFDELPCIHAIATIEKRNIKKSNFCSDWIFQNSYGFFTAILYQFHYS; encoded by the exons ATGTCAGATATAGCAAAGGTTGATAAGAAGACTTTTGACTACTTGATGGAAGAACCATCGGAAAGGTGGGCATGTTCTTGTAGTCCACGGCGAAGAtatgacatgctcacaacaaacATAGTTGAGTCAATGAATTCTGTACTATTAGAATCAAGGGAGTTGCCTATATTAAGAATGATGGATTTCATCCAAGTGAAGCTACAACGTTGgttttatgaaagaagaaatgaagcagaAGGAACTTTTTATGACGTTTCTTGTTGGGTAGaagaggaattgaagaaaaagatagaTTTAGCTTTTACTTTAAAT GTCTTCCCTGTTAATTCATGGCATTCTAGAGTTGAGGAAGAAGGAATTACTTTCTTGGTGGacttaaacaaaagaacatgtgattgtTTTCAGTTTCAATTTGATGAATTACCATGTATACATGCAATTGCAACTATCGAGAAGAGAAACATCAAGAAGTCCAATTTCTGCTCGGACTG GATTTTTCAGAATTCATATGGATTCTTTACAGCAATTTTATACCAATTCCACTACAGCTGA